In Streptomyces sp. 840.1, one DNA window encodes the following:
- a CDS encoding L,D-transpeptidase, protein MVALTAAAVAAVSFLAYQASANAPDTVAPKPKASSSSPAAGHAEPKPKKDPLAVPGSSGTGMRVVYALADRRVWLVDAKGKASRTFKVMPSAVSALPGTYRVTSRSNSVTGSDGVPIEHVVRFATTNDVAIGFSAAQDGSMESPDPTLKAGGVRMSRADGDAVWTFATVGAKVVVIP, encoded by the coding sequence GTGGTCGCGCTCACCGCGGCGGCCGTGGCCGCGGTGAGCTTCCTGGCCTACCAGGCGTCGGCGAACGCCCCCGACACCGTCGCCCCGAAGCCGAAGGCGTCCAGCAGTTCCCCGGCCGCCGGCCACGCCGAGCCGAAGCCGAAGAAGGACCCGCTCGCGGTGCCGGGCTCGTCGGGCACCGGGATGCGCGTGGTCTACGCGCTGGCCGACCGGCGGGTGTGGCTGGTGGACGCGAAGGGCAAGGCCTCGCGGACCTTCAAGGTCATGCCGAGCGCGGTCAGCGCGCTCCCCGGGACGTACCGGGTCACCTCGCGCTCCAACAGCGTGACCGGCTCCGACGGGGTACCGATCGAACACGTGGTGCGGTTCGCGACGACCAACGACGTGGCCATCGGCTTCAGCGCCGCGCAGGACGGCTCGATGGAGAGCCCGGACCCGACGCTGAAGGCGGGCGGTGTACGGATGTCCCGTGCGGACGGCGACGCGGTGTGGACGTTCGCCACGGTCGGCGCGAAGGTCGTCGTGATCCCGTAA
- the tsaE gene encoding tRNA (adenosine(37)-N6)-threonylcarbamoyltransferase complex ATPase subunit type 1 TsaE — MEAPHNSPAAAETAANASGTVSVTLAVESPEQMQALGRRISGVLRPGDLVMLTGELGAGKTTLTRGLGEGLGVRGAVTSPTFVIARVHPPLGDGPALVHVDAYRLGGGLDEMEDLDLDVSLPESVVVVEWGDGKVEELADDRLQVLIDRAVGDTDDERRAVTLVGVGARWAGLRLAPWEPWVTDGDDEPSGA, encoded by the coding sequence ATGGAAGCACCGCACAACAGCCCGGCGGCCGCTGAGACCGCCGCGAACGCGTCCGGCACCGTCAGCGTGACGCTGGCCGTCGAGTCCCCCGAACAGATGCAGGCCCTGGGCCGCCGGATCTCCGGCGTGCTGCGCCCCGGCGACCTCGTGATGCTCACCGGCGAACTCGGAGCCGGCAAGACCACCCTGACCCGCGGCCTCGGTGAGGGCCTCGGGGTGCGCGGCGCCGTCACGTCCCCGACGTTCGTGATCGCCCGCGTCCACCCGCCACTGGGGGACGGCCCGGCTCTGGTCCACGTCGACGCGTACCGGCTGGGCGGCGGGCTCGACGAGATGGAGGACCTGGACCTCGATGTGTCGCTGCCGGAATCGGTGGTCGTCGTCGAGTGGGGCGACGGCAAGGTCGAGGAGCTGGCGGACGACCGGCTCCAGGTGCTGATCGACCGCGCGGTCGGCGACACGGACGACGAGCGGCGCGCGGTGACGCTGGTGGGCGTGGGCGCGCGCTGGGCGGGGCTGCGTCTCGCGCCGTGGGAACCGTGGGTGACGGACGGGGACGACGAGCCTTCCGGGGCCTGA
- a CDS encoding alpha/beta fold hydrolase gives MSEISAGDAMATAASTVGWRRAGVAGAAIGVIAAGAAAGVAVERLTVGRGMRKRARLALDATGPYGSLRGLPGRATADDGTELYYEIDEVEPGGGSGGTPPGNATGPRRRRLFGRKAPAPVTVVFSHGYCLSQDSWHFQRAALRGLVRTVHWDQRSHGRSERGRAQAQGVHVGIDQLGRDLKAVIDAAAPEGPVVLVGHSMGGMTIMAFADQYPALMRDRVAAVAFVGTSSGKLGEVNFGLPVAGVNAVRRVLPGVLKALGSQAELVERGRRATADLFAGLIKRYSFGSRDVDPAVERFAERLIESTPIDVVAEFYPAFTEHDKSAALPLFLDVPVLILAGDKDLVTPSSHSEAIADRLPDAELVIVPDAGHLVMLEHPETVTDRLADLLVRAGAVPESSNVGGHGSTAQQPGGR, from the coding sequence GTGAGCGAGATCAGCGCGGGGGACGCGATGGCGACGGCCGCTTCGACGGTCGGCTGGCGCCGGGCGGGGGTCGCCGGGGCCGCCATAGGCGTGATCGCGGCGGGCGCCGCCGCCGGTGTCGCGGTCGAGCGCCTGACGGTCGGCCGGGGGATGCGCAAGCGGGCCCGGCTGGCGCTGGACGCCACCGGGCCGTACGGCTCGCTGCGCGGGCTGCCGGGCCGGGCGACCGCCGACGACGGCACCGAGCTGTACTACGAGATCGACGAGGTCGAACCCGGCGGCGGCAGCGGCGGCACGCCCCCCGGCAACGCCACCGGTCCGCGCAGGCGCCGCCTCTTCGGGCGCAAGGCCCCCGCCCCGGTCACGGTCGTCTTCAGCCACGGCTACTGCCTCAGCCAGGACTCCTGGCACTTCCAGCGCGCGGCCCTGCGCGGCCTGGTGCGCACCGTCCACTGGGACCAGCGCAGCCACGGCCGCTCGGAGCGCGGCCGGGCCCAGGCCCAGGGCGTCCACGTCGGCATCGACCAGCTCGGCCGCGACCTCAAGGCCGTCATCGACGCGGCCGCGCCCGAGGGCCCCGTGGTGCTGGTCGGGCACTCGATGGGCGGCATGACGATCATGGCGTTCGCCGACCAGTACCCGGCCCTGATGCGCGACCGGGTCGCCGCCGTGGCCTTCGTCGGCACGTCGAGCGGGAAGCTCGGGGAGGTCAACTTCGGGCTGCCGGTGGCGGGCGTGAACGCGGTGCGGCGGGTGCTGCCCGGGGTGCTGAAGGCGCTCGGCTCGCAGGCGGAGCTGGTGGAGCGGGGCAGGCGGGCGACCGCAGACCTGTTCGCGGGGCTCATCAAGCGGTACTCGTTCGGTTCACGGGACGTGGACCCGGCGGTCGAGCGGTTCGCCGAGCGCCTCATCGAGTCCACGCCGATCGATGTGGTCGCGGAGTTCTACCCGGCCTTCACCGAGCACGACAAGAGCGCCGCACTGCCCCTGTTCCTGGACGTCCCGGTGCTGATCCTGGCGGGGGACAAGGACCTGGTGACCCCCAGCTCGCACAGCGAGGCGATCGCGGACCGGCTGCCCGACGCGGAGCTGGTCATCGTCCCGGACGCCGGGCACCTGGTGATGCTGGAGCACCCGGAGACGGTCACCGACCGGCTGGCCGACCTGCTGGTGCGGGCCGGAGCCGTACCGGAATCCTCTAACGTTGGCGGGCATGGAAGCACCGCACAACAGCCCGGCGGCCGCTGA
- the alr gene encoding alanine racemase, whose amino-acid sequence MNETASLRARAEIDLAALRANVRALRARASGAQLMAVVKSDAYGHGAVPCARAALEAGAAWLGTATPQEALALRAAGLGGRVMCWLWTPGGPWREAIEADVDVSVSGMWALREVTAAAAEAGRPARIQLKADTGLGRNGCQPADWPELVAAARTAEQAGTVRITGLWSHFACADEPGHPSIAAQLDVFRDMVAYAEKAGVEPEVRHIANSPATLTVPESHFDLVRTGIAMYGISPSPELGTPADFGLRPVMTLAASVALVKQVPAGHGISYGHHYTTSAETTLGLVPVGYADGIPRHASGRGPVLVGGVRRTVAGRVAMDQFVVDLGGDVVAEGSEAVLFGPGDRGEPSAEDWARAADTIAYEIVTRIGGRVPRVYRDATADGKSAGS is encoded by the coding sequence ATGAACGAGACAGCGTCCTTGAGAGCCCGTGCCGAGATCGACCTCGCCGCACTCCGCGCCAACGTGCGCGCTCTGCGCGCACGGGCGTCCGGCGCGCAGCTCATGGCCGTCGTCAAATCCGACGCCTACGGACACGGCGCGGTGCCCTGCGCCCGCGCCGCGCTCGAAGCCGGGGCGGCCTGGCTGGGCACCGCGACGCCGCAGGAGGCGCTGGCGCTGCGCGCGGCGGGGCTCGGCGGCCGGGTGATGTGCTGGCTGTGGACGCCCGGCGGGCCCTGGCGCGAGGCGATCGAGGCCGATGTCGACGTCTCGGTCAGCGGCATGTGGGCGCTGCGCGAGGTCACCGCGGCGGCTGCGGAGGCGGGCCGCCCCGCCCGGATCCAGCTCAAGGCCGACACCGGCCTCGGACGTAACGGCTGCCAGCCCGCCGACTGGCCCGAGCTGGTCGCCGCCGCCCGCACCGCCGAGCAGGCCGGCACCGTCCGGATCACCGGCCTCTGGTCCCACTTCGCCTGCGCCGACGAGCCCGGCCACCCCTCCATCGCCGCCCAGCTGGACGTGTTCCGCGACATGGTGGCGTACGCCGAGAAGGCCGGTGTGGAGCCCGAGGTGCGGCACATCGCCAACTCCCCGGCGACGCTGACCGTCCCCGAGTCGCACTTCGACCTGGTGCGGACCGGGATCGCCATGTACGGCATCTCGCCCAGCCCCGAACTCGGCACCCCGGCCGATTTCGGACTCCGTCCGGTGATGACGCTCGCCGCCTCGGTCGCCCTGGTCAAGCAGGTGCCGGCCGGGCACGGCATCAGCTACGGGCACCACTACACGACGTCCGCCGAGACCACGCTGGGCCTGGTGCCGGTGGGGTACGCGGACGGCATTCCGCGCCACGCGTCGGGCCGGGGCCCGGTCCTGGTCGGCGGTGTCCGGCGGACGGTCGCGGGCCGGGTGGCCATGGACCAGTTCGTCGTCGACCTCGGCGGGGACGTGGTCGCGGAGGGCAGCGAGGCGGTGCTGTTCGGCCCGGGGGACCGGGGCGAGCCGAGCGCCGAGGACTGGGCGCGGGCGGCGGACACGATCGCGTACGAGATCGTCACCCGGATCGGCGGCCGGGTGCCGCGCGTCTACCGGGACGCGACGGCGGACGGCAAGTCGGCCGGGTCCTGA
- a CDS encoding DUF488 domain-containing protein — protein MGGSGDVRVRRVYDPQEDGDGTRVLVDRLWPRGVAKERAAIDRWLKDLTPSKELRSWYHEDRSGTRYDDFVDRYRAELADPVHTEAVGELVALVRDGGPVTLVTAVKDVPHSHVPVLVDHLEHELHRD, from the coding sequence GTGGGCGGCAGCGGTGACGTGCGGGTGCGCCGGGTGTACGACCCGCAGGAGGACGGCGACGGCACCCGCGTGCTGGTCGACCGGCTCTGGCCGCGCGGGGTGGCCAAGGAGCGCGCCGCGATCGACAGGTGGCTCAAGGACCTCACCCCGTCGAAGGAACTGCGCTCCTGGTACCACGAGGACCGCTCCGGCACCCGCTACGACGACTTCGTCGACCGCTACCGGGCCGAACTGGCCGACCCCGTACACACCGAGGCCGTCGGTGAACTCGTCGCACTGGTCCGCGACGGCGGCCCGGTGACCCTCGTCACGGCGGTCAAGGACGTCCCGCACAGCCACGTACCGGTCCTCGTCGACCACCTGGAGCACGAGCTGCACCGCGACTGA